The genomic window GTATACACTGTTATAAATTTGCACACATTTTGTgtttcaacaatttttaaaaagtatatatgtaGTGTACAACTTTACTTTATTAttgctttactttttttttgtctattgtCGTTGAAAAATGACATCAAATGAATCTGTTGCCTTCCTTACGTAGGAAACGTTTTGTTGAAATAGTAATAATTAGTAAGGGTCATTGTATATTGGTggagaaaatgtttttcttactTCTGTAATTGCATCGTCTTTTCTTCACGTAGGGTAGGCAATCACATGCATTCAGGCGTGCGTtcactgttttcttttttcttctagctttttgttttcctacTATATTGTTGCagaaaaatgtttagtttaaactaaattaattatcCAACTCTTTAAAGTGGCAATCTTGTAAATAAAAAGGGGAGTAGGTCTGGACCAATGTGGCAATGCGAGCGATATGTTAAAAAAGCTGtggaataaacaaaattttggaaattaGGAGTTCCTTTCGTTTTATggaattgaaagaaaatgacactttcaatatttttttggtatttctttagtaaaaaatgttttaaatttttaatcgATCGAATCGTAATGAAccttacaaaaaaatcataaaatttgaagttgatatataaattttaatctaGAGATGTTAACTTTTTGGATTAATCTGGAAGCGACCTGTTTTAAGTTGTTTCAAAACTATTAGGACCGAAACCAAATAGAATCGAGCAAAAAATgttagaaatttttattttattttgtgttctttAGGTTAACCAAATGTTCGTTCATGGTGTAAGATATCAAATAATGGATGAGCTTAACCTCTAAAATACAAGTTTAAATTGATCGGTTCAAATCGGACCGAACTTAAATGATTTTGCAAGTTATTAGAGTGATCATGATCATGTTATGTTACGGAATATTACAGAGTAACTTAACTTAAGCACTGACTTAGTTGACCCAAAAAGAGACCATTGACTTCATGAAATGCTTGAGtgtggaaaaaataaaacagagttATTCAAAAACGTTTTGAGTTGTGAATTATTCTCATTAACATTGTATTTATTtggtgcacaaaaaaaaaaaaaaaaaaaattgtatttatttataccCACTAAAGATGGGAAGAAGACTTGTAAATTATGATGAAAAGTCCCTCGGTTGGTAGCAACTAGCAAATGTGGGGATGGAACAATCCTCCACGTTCgaaattgttcttctttagCACAATCAAGATACTGCAAAGTAAACTACCTCTAATGTAATTAATTAACCTCACAAATTGTTATGTTAATTAATGGTATTGAATTATACTCGTCGATCttttgtaagatatttttgttgaatgccgaaaaaattatcagaatctataattgatgtttttgtttaagagtCAATTTGGGAGAATGAGTTAAATTACTATAGAATACAAGTATACATCACATCAAATAATATGAATAATTCACTAAACAATGAAGGAGTAGTTACTAGTcactctcttttatttatttttaattaaaaaacgaatatatatgttattgtaGTTTAAtactattaataaaataaaattctattaCTTCACTTAGCTAAAAGACCCACAGTGCAGTAACAGTGAGAAGTAAATTTCATGAATAATGTATTACAATACAATAATAACTTGTTCGATACAAAGTATTATTCCTTTCacaaactaaatttatttaccATATATCCATAATATAATTCCAAAAATAGTATGTTTTATTACCATATTGTaaaagggaaaaatgtcatttaaatcatCACTTTACCATTTTCGTTGgtttaaaacataaactctCGATTTGGTGATTTAAATCCTCAATTTTATGTTGACGTTTAATTTAATCACGAATTCTCGTTAACTAAGCCAATTAAGACACATCGTTAaaaaattttctaattaaaatttttgagtttttctctatttttcttcagaatctcttatcttctttggaatttctcttcttattcGAATTCAAAGTAATCTTTCATCTTTAGGTCGATTGACGATAccgggaaaaaaaattgtgtctCAATTGGCTTAGTCAACGAGaatttgtaattaaattgaaaatcaacatcaaattaagaatttaattCACAAGATCCAAAATTCATACTTTAAACCAACGAAAATGATAAAGtgataatttaaaaaacattttccttATCCCTATTGTAAAACTATTTTCACCAATCTTAAccgaaaaaatgaaataaaactgtccaaaaaaaaaaaaccaaatgCTAATAAAAAACGAATTTAATTTCCcatcttcgttttttttctttcttttaatgctttaataaatttttattgagATCTGTGTTTGAACAATCGTttcttaaaagatttttaacaTCTTTTTAAATTCCTCGGTCTCTTAAATTTACCAGTTAcataactttcttttatttttccgacataaattaaaagttttgtctTTGGTAATAGAGAGGCAGAAAAATCTTGGCCATAGATTTGTCATCTGTTTTCGATTCGTTTTGATTCTttactttatcttcttcttcttcttcttcttcctctttttgaatcttttatcttctcacttttctttttcacttttggGAAGCTCGAAGAGCTGAGAGGAGtgtgagagagaaaaggaTCTTTGAAGTCGCCGGAATAATTTGTTTAACCGGAGCTCTGTCTTTGACTCTacgcttctctctcttcttcttccttcttcgtcttcttaaTCGCTttctgctctgtttttctcgTTCATCAAGCTACATCTACTAGCTCTCTCAGTGATTGATTTCTCACAGTTTCATCGATTTCCATGCGTTTAAGACCTAAAAGGTAACTGGGTTTGCTAAAGTTTGTTACTTTGAATGGTTTTTATAGTTTCTCTGTTCGAATCTGAAGTGGgttgttgtgtttttgctGGTTATTGAAACAGGACTTGTTCTGGGGTAAAGGacttttcttgttcttgagagAGTTCATTTTGAGGCTTTTCTGGGAATTTTGAGAggttttttagggtttaagggggtttggttttgaatttcgcACACCAAGTGTTCGATAAAATGGCTGAACGAAAGAAACGCTCTTCTATTCAAACCAataaacccaacaaaaaacccatgaagaagaaaccttttcAGCTAAATCACCTCCCAGGTTTATCTGAAGATTTGAAGACTATGAGAAAACTCCGTTTCGTTGTGAATGATCCTTACGCTACTGACTACTCAtcaagcgaagaagaagaaaggagtcAGAGAAGGAAACGTTATGTCTGTGAGATCGATCTTCCTTTCGCTCAAGCTGCTACTCAAGCAGAATCTGAAAGCTCATATTGTCAGGAGAGTAACAATAATGGTGTAAGCAAGACTAAAATCTCAGCTTGTAGCAAAAAGGTTTTACGCAGCAAAGCATCTCCGGTCGTTGGACGTTCTTCTACTACTGTCTCGAAGCCTGTTGGTGTTAGGCAGAGGAAATGGGGTAAATGGGCTGCTGAGATTAGACATCCAATCACCAAAGTAAGAACTTGGTTGGGTACTTACGAGACGCTTGAACAAGCAGCTGATGCTTATGCTACCAAGAAGCTTGAGTTTGATGCTCTGGCTGCAGCCACTTCTGCtgcttcctctgttttgtcaAATGAGTCTGGTTCTATGATCTCAGCCTCAGGGTCAAGCATTGATCTTGACAAGAAGCTAGTTGATTCGACTCTTGATCAACAAGCTGGTGAATCGAAGAAAGCGAGTTTTGATTTCGACTTTGCAGATCTACAGATTCCTGAAATGGGTTGCTTCATTGATGACTCATTCATCCCAAATGCTTGTGAGCTTGATTTTCTCTTAACAGAAGAGAACAACAACCAAATGTTGGATGATTACTGTGGCATAGATGATCTGGACATCATTGGTCTTGAATGTGACGGTCCAAGCGAACTTCCAGACTATGATTTCTCAGATGTGGAGATCGATCTTGGTCTCATTGGAACCACCATTGACAAGTATGCTTTCGTTGATCATATCGCAACAACTACTCCCACTCCTCTTAATATCGCGTGCCCATAAGTTTTGCAGCTAGGtgttattattagctatagGAGCAACGTAAAAAGCTCGTTGTTACTCGGTTTTGTCTTAAGTTATTAAAGTATAGCAGAGGCAGTTAATCTCAAGGGAagcaaaaaccctaaagatAGAAGCAGATGCAGTTTTGTGTGTTGGTGTTActaaagaaagttttgttgaCATAATGGTTTTGATGTTGTGGAGAAGATAGAGAGGTGTGATCGAAATTGTAAATCTCAGGTGGTTTTTTTTGAAGGCAATTGTTTCtcatttagggtttttttctatatgaGGATTGTCTTTGAAAAGCCTTTAGATGTTTTCTAATTCGTAAGCTCTCTCAATCTTTGTAAGTTTTGCCTGTTGAGTTATTGATACATATGTGAGACctactttatttgttttgtgctACATACATTGTTGATGGTTTCGTCCTCTGCTCTTGTTAAGTCATTGTTACCAATGTTTGATTGCTGTTTCTTTCGGGTTGATTCAGTCAGACATGAAGATAACTAGATAAACCGTTTGTTCTCTGCAATCACTACCTatagagttagggtttaggctTATCCTCTTTTTGCATTATATCAGtaaagttttctttaaaagttatgtgaacaaaaacacataatgCAAGATAGAGAGGTTAATGGGTTTGGTTGATGATAACAGTAGGACAAATTATCACCGCTCTAATTGCGTTGGTTCTTAAAccatttcttttataatatttaatatttgatctaattttcttaaagCAACCTTTGCGTATATTACAAGTCTtgccaaaattttcaactagTTCCATCTTTGATATAAAGAGTATATAGTGGTGTGTTCTTTTGTGTCAAGCCATCTCTCAACTTCAGACTGTAGCtgcttttggattttattaGTTTCGTTTTAGTGAACAGAATTATGGATATACATTGAATTGAACGTGcatattcattttgtttttgttttttcaacaaattaaaatgaattctaagatgtttttgtttttttgttaattgaatTCTTAAGATGTtgacagaaaataaattgaagtCTTAAGAATAattgatttgagattttaagACTTGTACTTTTCTTTGGAGATTGGAGATTTGACATGCTCGAAGTCGATGTATACAATTTGGTTTTTTATCAAGTGTCATTCTCATTCGATggagctttttttttatcaaaaacgtGGAAATTAGTGATTTCTAATGAtctgaaataaaaattggGTTTACTTccatggtttttttttggacaaaggGGTTTACTTACGATCAAGCAATCAATTACATAGTTATTCTGGATTAGTCATTTGGTAATATTTAGCATCTTATGAAGAATCTTAAACACGTCCATTATACAACTAAATATGTTGCACCAtttgatggaaaaaaaatatgttgcaccaaaaaaatgatccaagatgttgaaacttgaaagaaaaaatcgaataataataacaaatagGCTTTCTGGCTTTCTATGTTACTGAAAGGCCCAATGCACGTAAACGGAGAGCCCAcattacaaattaataatttttgttgggCTAGTGAGACCATAACGCTATCATACGTTGTAAATCTGTACAGCAAGTTAACAATTACAATAATAATCAGATTTTACACTCTTTTATAGATAAGTCATGGTCAAGACTCAAGAGTCAAGAGTCAAGACCAACAATCAATGGCCTAGCTTGTACAACAAAAGACTTAAGGCTATATAGTTTTAATCAATTAGAGTCACATAATTCACAAATATCAACGATTATACAACGGTTGTTATTGAGTAGTTAAAACATGGTTGATATAGATTAGTGAGAAAATATTGATTGGTTGACAATATATGAAAGTGAAATTATCAAAATGATATTAtacataagtttttaaaatatatccaaactcatttttattataattagaaactttttaaaaaatatagaccGTATGTGATCTATTTTTATGAAacttaataacaaaatttatttgaaaatattagattgtaaaaaaataattattcattCTGTAGTTTCCGGTTAAAAAATGTGCAGAAAGATGAGTTTTTAGTTTGTGGGTTCAGTAACATTATAagctaatatttttttattagttgatTACATATTATTCAAGGATTACATATGTTGATGAATCCTTTAATTTACTCGTGTTAACAATAATCCGTAATTTTTTAAGACGTGAGGGATACATAGGAGAGATTTCCATCGAGATGCATGGTTGTTTTTGATTCCCTCACTCCTGATAAGATAAACTAGAATACGTTTCGAcgtcaaaatatttaaagatttgcttaactgaaaaataaagagaatttTGTGGAATAGGTCAgaactatatttttaaattagcTAAAggatatttttaatataattttgttaatggTCAAAAAGacctaaaaaaaattcttaacaaaaaaaataaagagaatttggtaaaataggatagttttatgtttttcaataaGTAAAATGGactatttatgttttaaattatcTAAACGGTAATTTATATAGTTTGAAAGTagtataaaaaatattctGATTCGTTGCTAATCGTTCTAAAGTGCTCAACAACTACAACGAACGACCAAGTCCCTTTTTCCCCGTTTAGGAAATGATGATGTtaacttgtaaatatttttaaaatggttgAACAAATACTGTATAACCTACTTGGATTCAATGTGTCAATTGTTTTACTGCAGAATTCAAAAATGAGTCAGGATTCGAACAAAtgtaaatgataaaatatatgGTTGATATTAAAATGTTGCAATAGCGGCGAAGCCATGCCACATTGCCACATATGCTTTGCTTCAAAGTCAAGACACAAGAAATGTGCATCGTTGACCCACCAAACAATATTATGCCGGAGAGTTGTA from Arabidopsis thaliana chromosome 3, partial sequence includes these protein-coding regions:
- the CRF11 gene encoding Integrase-type DNA-binding superfamily protein (Integrase-type DNA-binding superfamily protein; FUNCTIONS IN: DNA binding, sequence-specific DNA binding transcription factor activity; INVOLVED IN: regulation of transcription, DNA-dependent; LOCATED IN: nucleus; EXPRESSED IN: 22 plant structures; EXPRESSED DURING: 13 growth stages; CONTAINS InterPro DOMAIN/s: DNA-binding, integrase-type (InterPro:IPR016177), Pathogenesis-related transcriptional factor/ERF, DNA-binding (InterPro:IPR001471); BEST Arabidopsis thaliana protein match is: Integrase-type DNA-binding superfamily protein (TAIR:AT1G68550.2); Has 4412 Blast hits to 4412 proteins in 212 species: Archae - 0; Bacteria - 0; Metazoa - 0; Fungi - 0; Plants - 4405; Viruses - 0; Other Eukaryotes - 7 (source: NCBI BLink).), whose translation is MAERKKRSSIQTNKPNKKPMKKKPFQLNHLPGLSEDLKTMRKLRFVVNDPYATDYSSSEEEERSQRRKRYVCEIDLPFAQAATQAESESSYCQESNNNGVSKTKISACSKKVLRSKASPVVGRSSTTVSKPVGVRQRKWGKWAAEIRHPITKVRTWLGTYETLEQAADAYATKKLEFDALAAATSAASSVLSNESGSMISASGSSIDLDKKLVDSTLDQQAGESKKASFDFDFADLQIPEMGCFIDDSFIPNACELDFLLTEENNNQMLDDYCGIDDLDIIGLECDGPSELPDYDFSDVEIDLGLIGTTIDKYAFVDHIATTTPTPLNIACP